A portion of the Phycodurus eques isolate BA_2022a chromosome 3, UOR_Pequ_1.1, whole genome shotgun sequence genome contains these proteins:
- the vamp5 gene encoding vesicle-associated membrane protein 5 isoform X1, translating to MQNGKSRLQQVQEDAEEVKDIMLDNLNKAEERSEKLGDLEDRADELLRQSKAFEKKSNQVKEKTRWKNKKVKIMLIAVVVVVALVVVGLIIFATST from the exons CAGAATGGGAAAAGCCGATTGCAGCAGGTCCAGGAGGATGCGGAAGAGGTGAAGGACATCATGCTGGACAATCTGAACAAGGCGGAAGAGCGATCTGAAAAACTGGGTGACCTGGAGGACAGAGCTGATGAGCTGCTAAGACAG AGTAAAGCCTTCGAAAAGAAATCCAACcaagtgaaggaaaaaacaaGATGGAAAAACAAGAAAGTGAAAATCATGTTAATTGCAGTTGTAGTTGTCGTGGCCCTCGTCGTAGTTGGACTCATCATCTTTGCCACTTCAACATAG
- the vamp5 gene encoding vesicle-associated membrane protein 5 isoform X2: protein MNGKSRLQQVQEDAEEVKDIMLDNLNKAEERSEKLGDLEDRADELLRQSKAFEKKSNQVKEKTRWKNKKVKIMLIAVVVVVALVVVGLIIFATST from the exons AATGGGAAAAGCCGATTGCAGCAGGTCCAGGAGGATGCGGAAGAGGTGAAGGACATCATGCTGGACAATCTGAACAAGGCGGAAGAGCGATCTGAAAAACTGGGTGACCTGGAGGACAGAGCTGATGAGCTGCTAAGACAG AGTAAAGCCTTCGAAAAGAAATCCAACcaagtgaaggaaaaaacaaGATGGAAAAACAAGAAAGTGAAAATCATGTTAATTGCAGTTGTAGTTGTCGTGGCCCTCGTCGTAGTTGGACTCATCATCTTTGCCACTTCAACATAG